One genomic region from Schaalia hyovaginalis encodes:
- a CDS encoding VirB4-like conjugal transfer ATPase, CD1110 family, which translates to MKHAAKRTQQLLGYQAMLPSGVAWLGADEWSLTLRISDINYLAAEQSKQEAVVDRWARFLNSFGAGTRLEITVINRILDEADVAQLVQKPRVGDGWDEWRDDFNRIVRGKLASASRNTVTEKLLTITVQEPDREKAEATLIRLGHETAAQLAALEEGCRADILARSERLEVLAHLLRPHELFTFDEATFEPNKRLATADYVAPWAVETADAKGPLVLHNGSGDTYHTILWVRDYPVWLSDRLISELADIKCNLTVSLHLEPYDQADGMNLVQRQIAELEMQTIAEQKKAQKQGYSEDLIPHKLQEATTEAKDLRSELESSNQKVFSTVMVIGVSGQTREELDQNVKRALTVIRKQSCVAEVAAFMQHDALTTELPIGVRRVPMRRTLTTASAAIIVPFTTQELFVPGGNWYGVNAQSSNAVVADRTKTTNGNGFILGTSGSGKSVFGKMEIANVFLSRPDDDIIVIDPEREYEPVISAFNGSTIRVDTGSHDRVNPMDIELEAAGNVDDPITTKAQFVLSMVNVLIGGHDGLSAKQRSLVDRAAGTLYRRYAAEGGQMPTLVELRDALAATGDPDGTELATALEIYTTGSLGAFAQRTNVDVHNRLISYDISSLGSELRTFGMLVILDQIWNRVVRNRALGKRTWLYIDEFHLLFSNPFSAEYFRSLYKRARKWGLVPTGITQNIEELLSSEDARLMLANSDFLMLLGQNATDADALCSLLHFSQEQRRYFTNVPQGHGLMKSGNAVIPIDGRIPTDSKLYALFSTTFGEGN; encoded by the coding sequence ATCAAGCACGCCGCGAAGCGCACTCAACAGCTCCTTGGCTACCAGGCCATGCTCCCCAGCGGCGTGGCCTGGCTCGGGGCCGACGAGTGGTCGCTGACGCTGCGCATCAGCGACATCAACTACCTCGCCGCCGAGCAGAGCAAGCAGGAAGCGGTCGTCGACCGGTGGGCGCGGTTCCTCAACAGCTTCGGAGCCGGCACCCGCCTGGAGATCACCGTCATCAACCGCATCCTCGATGAGGCCGACGTCGCACAGCTCGTCCAGAAGCCGCGTGTCGGCGACGGATGGGACGAGTGGCGCGACGACTTCAACCGGATCGTGCGCGGAAAACTTGCCTCCGCCAGCCGTAACACGGTCACCGAAAAGCTCCTCACCATCACCGTGCAGGAGCCCGACCGGGAGAAGGCCGAGGCTACCCTGATCCGCCTCGGCCACGAGACCGCCGCACAACTCGCCGCCCTGGAAGAGGGATGCCGCGCCGACATCCTCGCTCGTTCCGAGCGCCTTGAAGTCCTCGCACACCTGCTGCGTCCCCACGAACTGTTCACGTTCGACGAGGCCACGTTCGAACCGAACAAGCGCCTGGCAACGGCCGATTACGTGGCTCCCTGGGCCGTGGAGACGGCCGACGCGAAGGGCCCGCTCGTTCTCCACAATGGCTCGGGCGACACGTACCACACAATCTTGTGGGTCCGCGACTACCCGGTGTGGTTGTCCGATCGGCTCATCTCCGAGCTGGCCGACATCAAGTGCAATCTTACGGTGAGTCTGCACCTGGAGCCCTACGACCAGGCTGACGGCATGAACCTTGTCCAACGGCAGATCGCGGAGCTTGAGATGCAGACGATCGCCGAGCAGAAGAAGGCCCAGAAGCAGGGCTACAGCGAGGACCTGATCCCTCACAAGCTCCAGGAGGCCACCACCGAAGCGAAGGATCTGCGCAGCGAACTCGAATCGTCCAACCAGAAGGTGTTCAGTACCGTCATGGTCATCGGCGTGTCCGGGCAGACTCGCGAGGAACTGGACCAGAACGTCAAGCGCGCACTGACGGTTATCCGCAAGCAGTCGTGCGTCGCGGAAGTGGCCGCCTTCATGCAGCACGACGCCCTGACAACTGAGCTGCCGATCGGCGTGCGGCGCGTCCCCATGCGACGCACCTTGACCACCGCTTCGGCCGCGATCATCGTCCCCTTCACGACGCAGGAATTGTTTGTTCCCGGCGGCAACTGGTACGGCGTCAACGCGCAAAGCTCGAACGCCGTGGTCGCCGACCGCACCAAGACCACCAACGGCAACGGCTTCATCCTCGGCACCTCCGGCTCCGGCAAGAGCGTGTTCGGGAAAATGGAGATCGCCAACGTCTTCCTGTCCCGGCCCGACGACGACATCATCGTCATCGATCCCGAGCGTGAGTATGAGCCTGTGATCTCCGCCTTCAACGGTTCAACCATCCGCGTGGATACCGGCAGCCACGACAGGGTGAACCCCATGGACATCGAGTTGGAGGCCGCTGGCAACGTCGACGATCCCATCACGACCAAGGCCCAGTTCGTCTTGTCCATGGTTAACGTGCTTATCGGCGGCCACGACGGCCTGTCCGCCAAGCAGCGCAGTCTCGTCGACCGCGCCGCCGGTACCCTGTACCGTCGCTACGCCGCCGAGGGCGGCCAGATGCCCACCCTCGTCGAGCTTCGCGACGCGCTGGCTGCCACCGGCGACCCCGACGGCACGGAGCTGGCCACCGCCCTGGAGATTTACACCACCGGAAGCCTCGGTGCGTTTGCCCAGCGCACCAATGTCGACGTGCACAACCGGCTCATCTCCTACGACATCTCCAGCTTGGGCAGCGAGCTACGCACCTTCGGGATGTTGGTCATCCTTGACCAAATCTGGAATCGGGTCGTGCGCAACCGCGCCCTCGGCAAGCGCACCTGGCTCTACATCGACGAGTTCCACTTGCTGTTCTCCAACCCGTTCAGTGCCGAGTACTTCCGCAGCTTGTACAAGAGGGCCCGTAAATGGGGACTGGTGCCTACCGGGATCACGCAGAACATTGAGGAGCTGCTGAGCAGCGAGGACGCGCGTCTCATGCTCGCCAACTCCGACTTCCTGATGCTGCTCGGTCAGAACGCCACCGACGCTGATGCCCTGTGCTCCTTGCTCCACTTCAGCCAGGAGCAGCGT
- a CDS encoding DUF3801 domain-containing protein — translation MELIDTASDEAKQVAVRTTGAGARATFHVAVKVVSGGAGAIAHVGGGAAVAALRSIRDAAKAALHEQRTTGKISVRDFGRTITGAREVVDIDDKAVARELEATLKRYGVTFAIERGTDGTRTFHVQGKDVQVVEHALSVASERIDQKIARNATRRHNAEKIEEGVAAKKTERAQKQMRAKERGLETPTPKIDDEDGPSRSGVAR, via the coding sequence ATGGAACTGATCGACACGGCCAGCGATGAGGCCAAGCAGGTGGCGGTGCGCACGACCGGAGCAGGCGCGCGCGCAACATTCCACGTTGCAGTCAAAGTGGTATCTGGAGGTGCGGGTGCGATTGCCCATGTGGGAGGGGGAGCAGCGGTAGCGGCGCTGCGCTCGATACGAGACGCTGCAAAGGCCGCGTTGCATGAGCAGCGGACCACGGGGAAGATCTCGGTGCGCGATTTCGGGCGCACCATCACGGGCGCACGCGAAGTTGTGGACATCGACGACAAGGCGGTCGCCCGCGAGCTGGAGGCCACGCTGAAGCGCTACGGGGTCACCTTCGCCATCGAGCGCGGCACGGACGGCACAAGGACGTTCCACGTCCAGGGCAAGGACGTCCAGGTGGTCGAGCACGCACTGTCCGTGGCATCCGAGCGGATCGACCAGAAGATCGCCCGCAACGCCACCCGCCGGCACAACGCCGAGAAGATCGAGGAAGGCGTGGCCGCGAAGAAGACCGAGCGCGCACAGAAGCAGATGCGCGCCAAGGAACGCGGGCTGGAGACCCCCACCCCGAAGATCGACGACGAGGACGGGCCCAGCCGCTCGGGAGTCGCACGATAG
- a CDS encoding VirD4-like conjugal transfer protein, CD1115 family produces the protein MNRTRRLGPTAAILTLIGVLVVFWVADRITEHVRAHLVAGQPAATMLDGLAEAIGGDPLRLSTQRVDLIAGAVAAGLLLLIVLYNVSGRKNTRPGEEQGSAAWAGPRDIAPLSAKDPGHRIQLTATEALSIDTRATGRNLNVCVLGASGTGKTRGYVMPNLETVAMSKAITDPKGEIYRRSAPKLAKAGYQVRVFNLVDPARSGHFNALAYFDDTQPEASIAQLTECIIANTSAEKAGGDGFWERAERALLNALIAYVWATTAETGGGEPSLVDVVDLHKLMAASEGKDAEKFHSEVDDRFEVARQLVDAWRSAPSGDENETVMKVLEFACRQYRVFEQGAGETKKSIIISLGVRLAPLDMSDVRRIIADDDLAIDQIGYEPTALFLCIPDTHQTFKFLAAMFWQSLFEKNIYLADHEDGGELPVPLHCFLDEFANIGKIPGFPIVMSTIRSRGISASVIVQSYKQGQALWRDDWPTIVANCDSILYLGGRDLDTLKWLSSLIGEETVTTEDVSRTYGTTGSWTRAQRTVKRALMTPDEIGVMPNDLAILLVRGLRPFKSPKVRAA, from the coding sequence ATGAACCGGACTCGACGCTTAGGTCCCACCGCCGCGATTCTCACCCTCATCGGGGTGTTGGTCGTGTTTTGGGTGGCGGACCGGATCACCGAACATGTGCGCGCGCACCTGGTGGCCGGCCAGCCGGCGGCCACGATGCTCGACGGGCTGGCCGAGGCGATCGGCGGGGACCCGCTGCGCCTGTCGACGCAGCGGGTCGACCTAATCGCCGGGGCGGTGGCCGCCGGCCTGCTGCTGCTGATCGTGTTGTACAACGTCAGCGGCAGGAAGAACACACGTCCCGGCGAGGAGCAGGGCTCGGCCGCCTGGGCCGGGCCCCGTGACATCGCGCCGTTGAGCGCCAAGGACCCGGGCCATCGCATCCAGCTCACGGCCACCGAGGCACTGAGCATCGACACGCGGGCCACGGGCCGCAACCTCAACGTGTGTGTCCTCGGCGCGTCGGGCACCGGCAAGACGCGTGGCTATGTCATGCCCAACCTGGAGACGGTGGCCATGTCGAAGGCGATCACCGACCCGAAGGGGGAAATCTACCGGCGCAGCGCCCCTAAGCTCGCCAAGGCCGGCTACCAGGTGCGCGTGTTCAACCTCGTTGATCCCGCGCGCAGCGGCCACTTCAACGCCCTGGCCTACTTCGACGACACCCAGCCCGAGGCGAGCATTGCCCAGCTCACTGAGTGCATCATCGCCAACACCTCGGCCGAGAAGGCCGGGGGAGACGGATTCTGGGAGCGGGCCGAGCGGGCGCTACTTAACGCCCTGATCGCCTACGTGTGGGCCACGACGGCCGAGACCGGCGGGGGAGAGCCCAGCCTCGTCGACGTCGTCGACTTGCACAAGCTGATGGCGGCCAGCGAGGGCAAGGATGCCGAGAAGTTCCACAGCGAGGTCGATGATCGCTTCGAGGTCGCCCGCCAGCTCGTCGACGCGTGGAGGAGTGCACCCAGCGGGGACGAGAACGAGACGGTCATGAAGGTCCTGGAGTTCGCGTGCCGGCAGTACCGAGTGTTCGAGCAAGGGGCCGGGGAGACGAAGAAGAGCATCATCATCTCCTTGGGCGTGCGGCTGGCTCCCCTCGACATGAGCGACGTTCGCCGCATCATCGCTGACGACGACCTGGCCATCGACCAGATCGGCTACGAACCGACCGCACTGTTCCTGTGCATCCCGGACACCCACCAGACCTTCAAGTTCCTTGCCGCCATGTTCTGGCAGTCGTTGTTCGAGAAGAACATCTACCTGGCCGACCACGAGGACGGTGGCGAGCTGCCGGTCCCGCTGCATTGCTTCCTCGACGAGTTCGCCAACATCGGCAAGATACCTGGCTTCCCGATCGTGATGTCCACGATTCGTTCGCGCGGTATCTCCGCCAGCGTGATCGTGCAGTCCTACAAGCAAGGGCAGGCCCTGTGGCGCGACGACTGGCCGACGATCGTCGCCAACTGCGACTCGATCCTGTACCTGGGTGGCCGCGACCTCGACACACTGAAGTGGCTCTCGTCGCTCATCGGCGAAGAGACCGTGACGACCGAGGACGTCTCCCGCACCTATGGCACCACCGGATCGTGGACACGGGCACAGCGCACCGTCAAGCGTGCGCTGATGACCCCCGACGAGATCGGCGTCATGCCCAATGATCTGGCGATTCTGCTCGTGCGAGGACTCCGCCCCTTCAAATCCCCGAAAGTCCGGGCGGCGTAG
- a CDS encoding ArsR/SmtB family transcription factor, translating to MSDDPLAGPVAATLGQLNPRRFEILLACIRLGGEFTTKDLREALPGSEPSLPRDLNALEDGGLLRADPPRAIARQGRPVTYTVAPQTRTVFVQIAQLVEDAYATPPGLSGI from the coding sequence ATGAGTGATGATCCCCTCGCCGGGCCAGTGGCGGCCACCCTAGGCCAGCTCAACCCGCGCCGCTTCGAGATTCTGCTGGCGTGCATCCGGCTGGGCGGGGAGTTCACTACCAAGGACCTGCGCGAGGCTCTGCCGGGCTCCGAGCCGTCCCTGCCACGTGATCTGAACGCTCTGGAGGACGGTGGCCTGCTGCGTGCCGATCCGCCTCGTGCGATCGCCAGGCAAGGCCGGCCGGTGACGTACACGGTCGCTCCGCAAACCCGCACGGTGTTTGTCCAGATCGCACAGTTGGTTGAGGACGCATACGCTACGCCGCCCGGACTTTCGGGGATTTGA
- a CDS encoding PrgI family protein gives MALEMKVYREVRAYEAHVMFGLSWRQLGALAVGIPLAGGIFGGLAYALHQGGATWEEATNVAMWVIFPILIPVAAWGWWRPKGLKPEKFFGYLIRHYLTGKVITYDDIYRPANTRTAEAQPVPEPGAPAQQARSARRAARRQARKRRTVVPREHLRATRENRAEARRAAQPARRASRH, from the coding sequence ATGGCACTGGAAATGAAGGTCTACCGCGAGGTCCGAGCCTACGAGGCCCACGTCATGTTCGGCCTGTCCTGGCGGCAGCTCGGAGCCCTGGCCGTCGGCATTCCCCTGGCGGGGGGCATTTTCGGCGGCCTCGCCTATGCCCTGCACCAGGGCGGCGCGACGTGGGAGGAAGCGACCAACGTCGCTATGTGGGTCATCTTCCCCATCCTCATTCCCGTCGCCGCCTGGGGATGGTGGCGGCCTAAGGGTCTCAAACCCGAGAAGTTCTTCGGCTACCTCATCCGCCACTACCTCACCGGAAAGGTCATCACCTATGACGACATCTACCGTCCCGCCAACACCCGGACAGCAGAAGCCCAACCCGTACCTGAACCCGGAGCACCTGCCCAGCAGGCGCGAAGCGCCCGCCGAGCAGCCCGCCGTCAAGCGCGCAAGCGGCGCACGGTGGTTCCTCGCGAGCATCTTCGGGCGACACGAGAAAACCGAGCAGAAGCCCGGCGAGCAGCGCAGCCGGCGCGCCGGGCGAGTCGGCACTGA